A segment of the Sphingomonas cannabina genome:
TCATCAAATCATCTCCGCCTCACGCATGCTGAAGATCTCACTCTTTGCTATGATGAGATGATCGATCAGCGTCACACCGACCAGCTGCAGTGCTGTGCAGATCGACTTGGTGAGTTCGCGATCTGCGCGGCTCGGTTTCGCCAAGCCGGACGGATGGTTGTGGACGAGGATGGCCCCACGACTGTTTCGCTCCAGCGCTCGGCGCACGATCTCGCGCGGATGGACGGAGACCTCATCAATCGTTCCGAGCCCCACGGTCTCATCGAGGAGGAGACGACGCGAGTTGTCGAGAAGGATCAGGCGAACGACTTCACATGGCAGGGCTGCCATGTCAGCGCGCAGATAGACCTTGAGGTCTTCAAGGCAGTTGATGCGCAGCGCGTCGACGGCTCGTTCGCGCAATGAGGCGAGCATCGCGCCGCGCGTGGTGCTGAGCAAGAAAGCGGGGCGGCTATCGCCCAGAATATCGCTAACGCCGACCGGATCGGCGGCGAAAATGTTGCTGATAACGCTGTATCGCCGGATCAGAATGTCGGCCCAGCACCCCGCCTTCAGCCGGTCGATCGTACCAAAAAGGTCGACCAGGATCTGTCTGTGCCCTTGCGGATCAGCCTCCTGCGATGCCGCCAGGTTCCGATCGCCAGCACCGCAAGCTGCAGATAAGGCCACAGGTATATCATGATCGCGTAGGCTCGCCGGATCAGATCCGGATCGAGAAACTTGATCATATGAGCGAGCAGGATCACGAAATTGAATGCGCTCGCGAACAATGGCCAGTGACGGTCCGCCCGCAAGGCTACGCACAAGAGACAAATCGACAGACATGCGTCGACGCTGAAGACGAGCGGATCGACTTGATAATAGCGCCGACCGAAGGGGAGATGACCGATCATCGTCACGGCCCACGCGGCGATGAACAAGCCAGCAACGACGCGCTCGGGCGCGCCACCGCGCCAGAATGCATATCCGCATACAGGCACCAGAACACAGAGGAAGATGGGAAGGCCGAACATCGCAGGACCGGGACGCCAATGCCGGCGTCCCGTCAAGTCGAGCGTGGATCACGCCACCACGCGAAGTGAAGGTGTCGCGATTCCAGCCAAAGCCGGCTGCTCGATCGGCGGACAATCGCCCTCCTCGCCCCATGCCCTCGTCAAGCCGATCTCGGCCGGAATCAGGGCAAGCGCACGGTGTGCCTCGATCATCGATTGGCGGGCCTCGACTGCGTGGGCGACGCCCTTGGACAGAAGGCTGATGGCATTCAGCCCGATACCAAGGCCGAGATTGGCTTCGGCACGGGCCTCCAGCGCCACGGACAGACAGCGAGCCGCTTCTCGCGCGGCGAGATCCTGGGCGGCTTCGGCCGGTAGAAAGGCTGAGCGAACCGCCTCTGCGGCGGCGCGACGTACTTTGAGCATAGATCCCCCTTTCCGCGAAGCGCAGGCCCCGTGGTGAGATAGGCTGGAGTTTCAGTTGGACTGTGCGAGCCGCCAGAGAGCGCGCTGCAGCGATTCAAAGGCGGCAAACATCAGGAATGAGACCACGACGGTGGCCACGACAATCACGAAGACTGCCCGCAATCGTTGCGACACGGTCAAACCATTGCGATTTCTCCCCAGCTTCGAGGAGAGCCAGGCAATGGCTGACCCGTCCTCATTCGACATTTCGACCAGCACGTCGTTCAGGCGCGATTGATCGCCTTGCATCGGTGCTGGCCTGGGCAGAATGGACGGATCAGGACGATCCACAAGCCGCTCAGATTCAGATACGAATTTTTCAGGTAGCTGCGATTCATAAGCGCGCAGCATCAGCGCCGCCTCGCGACGGTTGCGTGCCCTGAGCTTCTTCATCGCGCTTGCGATGTAGGAATTGACCGTGTTGGGGGAGAGGCCGATCTCGAAGGAGATCGCCTCCGTCTTCTTGAGCTCGCCCACCAAGCGAAGACAGGCCCGCTCCTTGGCAGTCAGTGAGTCGAACGGCGGCGGATCCATTCGAGGAAAGATATCCCGAAGGCGCGCGCCTTCAAACCGAACAAAATACATATGTTCGCTGCAGCCCTCTCTCACCCGGCCGGAAGCCGACACAGGCTCTCCGACCCGCTCGAGGAAGCGGCTGCGGCAGCCGATGAACTTTGCCCCGCCGGCTAAATTGGAGAGCTGGACCACCATAGCCGCCGCTCCCTGATACGCCCGGAATCGGTTGCGATTAGGGTTGCGGTCGGGGGCCGAGGTGGCGAGGCTGTGATCGGCGAAGCTGTAGACGACAGGGGGAATTCGGTCAGTAGCACGTCCGCAGATTCGCCACTCCCCAACCTGTGGCCGGCCCATTGGGCCGGCCATTTCGTGCCGGCGACATGCTCCTTTCGCGACATGGTGGCGGATTGATTGAAATGTGGTTTCCGTCACTGAACGGCCGGAAATGGGCGCCAAGCAGATGCCGCGGTGATGGGAAACTACTACCATTCCCATGTCATGATTTATGCCATTATTTTTCTTGACCCGCGGAATCGAGCTTGGGATACCGCTAAAATCCGCAGAAATCTCGTGGTTCGCCGAGTTCGGCACGCGGATCGGCAGCCGCACGGTTGGCGTGCCGCTGCTCGTCCATCGCCGATGCTCGGCGCCGATGTTCGAGATCGCCAACCGCGTGGCGTACGAAAATCTGATGGTGCAAGCCAAGCAGGCCAAGCCTTCGGCCATCCGCGATCTGCTCGCCCCCTCGCGCTGGCTGCATGTCGCCGGCTCCGGGGCGGACAAATGGTCCCCGGCCGAGGGCGATGTCGTCCTCCAGCTGTTCGAGCAAATCCTCGCAGCCGGTGTTGCCCCTGATCTCTATATCGTGACGCCCTTCGTCCAGGTGGCCGACGGACTTCGCCGCGTTCTCCGCGACAGCCAGGCACTGGCCGCCGCGGTTCCAGACATCGATCGCTGGGTATTCGAGCGCGTCGGTACGATCCACACTGTCCAGGGCCGCGAGGCCGAAGCGGTGATCTTCGTCCTCGGCGCCCCCAATCCGGACCAGCAAGGCGCTCGAACCTGGGCGGGACGCGAGCCAAACCTCCTCAACGTGGCGGTCACACGCGCGAAGGAGGCTCTCTACGTCGTCGGCAATCGCGAGCTCTGGCGGACGGCCGGCGTCTTCGCCGACCTCGATCGCGAGATGGAATGAAAGCGTTGACGATAGCCCTCCAGAGCATGCCGTCCCCTATTCCCACTCGATCATTCTAAACCCAGATACGTCATTGATATAGCTGGCTTTTTTCTTGTCTTCGACGCCGGAAGCCGACCCATGGGCCGTCAAAATCTTACGGTGTTGATTTTAAGGGGAAAATCGTCGGGAAAAAAATCTTGCGACTTCGCCATCTATCGACATCAATCGGCCGATGACTACCGACGCGGCGCTCCACTGAGCCATTCTGCGCACCTCAAGAAGTACCGTCACTCGAGCCATATCACGCTTCATCACGGAGCGCCATTAAGCCGCGACCGGACGTATCGCGAGCGCTC
Coding sequences within it:
- a CDS encoding JAB domain-containing protein; the encoded protein is MALSAACGAGDRNLAASQEADPQGHRQILVDLFGTIDRLKAGCWADILIRRYSVISNIFAADPVGVSDILGDSRPAFLLSTTRGAMLASLRERAVDALRINCLEDLKVYLRADMAALPCEVVRLILLDNSRRLLLDETVGLGTIDEVSVHPREIVRRALERNSRGAILVHNHPSGLAKPSRADRELTKSICTALQLVGVTLIDHLIIAKSEIFSMREAEMI
- a CDS encoding helix-turn-helix domain-containing protein, whose translation is MVVQLSNLAGGAKFIGCRSRFLERVGEPVSASGRVREGCSEHMYFVRFEGARLRDIFPRMDPPPFDSLTAKERACLRLVGELKKTEAISFEIGLSPNTVNSYIASAMKKLRARNRREAALMLRAYESQLPEKFVSESERLVDRPDPSILPRPAPMQGDQSRLNDVLVEMSNEDGSAIAWLSSKLGRNRNGLTVSQRLRAVFVIVVATVVVSFLMFAAFESLQRALWRLAQSN
- a CDS encoding DEAD/DEAH box helicase, giving the protein MTRGIELGIPLKSAEISWFAEFGTRIGSRTVGVPLLVHRRCSAPMFEIANRVAYENLMVQAKQAKPSAIRDLLAPSRWLHVAGSGADKWSPAEGDVVLQLFEQILAAGVAPDLYIVTPFVQVADGLRRVLRDSQALAAAVPDIDRWVFERVGTIHTVQGREAEAVIFVLGAPNPDQQGARTWAGREPNLLNVAVTRAKEALYVVGNRELWRTAGVFADLDREME